The following coding sequences are from one Helicoverpa armigera isolate CAAS_96S chromosome 2, ASM3070526v1, whole genome shotgun sequence window:
- the LOC110378799 gene encoding B9 domain-containing protein 1 — translation MKDSDITKFLVSFTGQIEYVTFPGGVFDDQLYVQFETVWGPDWEPVSGLISGTSQMARSGVDPERVVLNLPLDMVFSSTNVSGWPQLIVTVRAQNTISGDALRGYSLFLMPPTTGLSLTSAPLVRPQAATLLGDWLAWITGRYPELADPKMLASGKDNYLLRTESYGTVTVSLSMVSKDLRKLGYDNQPPVCKTVSDA, via the exons ATGAAAGATAGTGATATCACAAAGTTTTTAGTATCATTTACGGGTCAAATTGAATATGTTACCTTTCCTGGTGGCGTATTTGATGACCAACTCTATGTACAGTTTGAAACCGTTTGGGGTCCCGACTGGGAACCTGTATCGGGGCTTATATCGGGAACAAGTCAAATGGCGCGCTCTGGGGTTGATCCCGAGCGCGTAGTCTTGAATTTACCTTTGGATATGGTATTCAGTAGTACTAATGTATCAGGCT GGCCGCAGTTAATAGTAACAGTTAGAGCTCAGAATACCATCAGCGGCGATGCGTTAAGAGGCTACTCCTTATTCCTAATGCCGCCTACCACTGGCCTGAGCTTGACCTCGGCGCCTCTCGTGAGACCCCAAGCTGCAACATTGCTTGGCGATTGGTTGGCATGGATAACTGGTCGATACCCCGAGTTGGCTGACCCTAAAATGCTTGCTAGTGGGAAGGATAACTATC tgCTGAGAACGGAGTCATATGGAACAGTGACGGTATCCTTGTCTATGGTTTCGAAGGATCTTCGGAAACTAGGTTATGATAACCAGCCGCCTGTCTGCAAAACTGTTTCTGATGCATGA